One segment of Pontibacter akesuensis DNA contains the following:
- the dtd gene encoding D-aminoacyl-tRNA deacylase: MRVVIQRVTQAAVEVEENVKGQIGLGLLLLAGFTAEDTEEDLKWMAAKVAALRIFSDADGKMNLSVQEVQGDVLVISQFTLYASTKKGNRPSYVNAAPPAVSVPLYERFVTLLEQALGKPVQTGEFGADMKVSLLNDGPVTIVMDTKQKDLF, from the coding sequence ATGCGAGTTGTGATTCAGCGGGTAACACAGGCTGCAGTGGAGGTTGAAGAAAACGTAAAAGGGCAAATCGGGCTGGGGTTGCTGCTGCTGGCAGGATTCACGGCCGAAGACACCGAAGAGGACCTGAAGTGGATGGCCGCGAAAGTGGCTGCCCTGCGTATCTTCTCTGATGCGGACGGTAAGATGAACCTGAGTGTGCAGGAGGTGCAGGGCGATGTGCTGGTGATCAGCCAGTTCACGCTGTATGCCAGCACCAAGAAAGGCAACCGCCCGTCGTACGTGAATGCGGCTCCCCCGGCTGTGTCTGTTCCGCTGTACGAGCGTTTTGTCACGCTGCTAGAGCAGGCCTTAGGCAAGCCGGTGCAAACGGGTGAGTTTGGCGCGGACATGAAAGTGTCGCTGCTGAACGATGGTCCTGTTACCATTGTGATGGACACCAAACAAAAAGACCTATTTTAA